The Mastacembelus armatus chromosome 9, fMasArm1.2, whole genome shotgun sequence genome contains a region encoding:
- the hsd17b4 gene encoding peroxisomal multifunctional enzyme type 2 isoform X2, with the protein MHLSFEGRVVLVTGAGGGLGREYALAFAERGASVIVNDLGADIKGGGKSSAAADKVVEEIRAKGGKAVANYDSVEDGEKLIQTALDAFGRIDVVVNNAGILRDRSFTRTSDLDWDLIQRIHLRGSFLVTRAAWNHMKIQKFGRVIMTASAAGIYGNFGQANYSAAKLGLLGLANTLAIEGQKYNIHCNTIAPVAGSRLTETIMPPDLVASLKPEYVAPLVLWLCHDQCQENGGLFEVGAGWIGKLRWERSQGHIVRQKNQTMTPEAVRDQWNKICDFTDATKPATIQESLHSVVSVLSQVESKEEVRANPTVALASSGIDPSVAVGQKLPQSTFSFNHMQCILYALGVGMSTKDPDHLRFLYEGHSDFSCLPTFGVIPSQAAMMEGGLSAVPGLNIDFTQVLHGEQYLELYKPLPTSGKLTSKATIADVLDKGSGAVILLDVNTYSGDELVCYNQFSVFVVGAGGFGGKRSSDKAKAPLPPPRRAPDAVVIDFTTRDQAALYRLSGDWNPLHIDPSFAAMGGFKAPILHGLCSFGFAARHVLKQFADNDPSRFKAIKVRFVKPMLPGQSLQTEMWKEGNRIYIQCKVKETDVVVLSGAYVDLHAASDASPEHPKQGGGLQSELVFAEIGRRIKDVGSELVKKVNAVFAWEITKDGKNTAQWTIDLKNGSGSLHKGPYSGKVDVTFTVSDEDFLDVVQGKLNPQKAFFSGKLKVRGNIMLSQKLEVILKDYAKL; encoded by the exons ATGCATTTGTCATTCGAGGGAAGGGTCGTGCTCGTCACAGGGGCCGGAGGAG GCCTCGGGAGAGAATATGCCCTGGCTTTTGCTGAAAGAGGCGCCTCAGTCATAG TGAACGACCTTGGGGCAGATATTAAAGGGGGTGGAAAGagttctgcagctgctgataaGGTGGTGGAGGAGATAAGAGCAAAAGGGGGCAAGGCCGTGGCGAACTATG ACTCAGTAGAAGATGGAGAAAAACTTATACAGACAGCACTGGATGCATTTGGAAGAATAG ATGTTGTTGTAAACAATGCTGG AATACTTCGTGATCGATCATTTACGAGAACAAGTGATTTGGACTGGG ACCTGATTCAAAGGATTCACTTGAGAGGCTCCTTCTTGGTGACTCGAGCTGCTTGGAACCACATGAAAATCCAAAAGTTTGGCAG AGTCATCATGACGGCTTCAGCTGCAGGCATCTATGGTAACTTTGGTCAGGCTAACTACAGTGCTGCCAAGTTGGGCCTGCTGGGACTAGCAAACACGTTGGCCATCGAGGGTCAAAAGTACAACATCCACTGCAACACTATTGCTCCTGTTGCTGGGTCACGCCTCACAGAGACCATCATGCCCCCAG atcTTGTGGCATCTCTGAAGCCTGAGTATGTTGCTCCCCTCGTCCTCTGGCTCTGTCATGACCAGTGCCAGGAAAATGGAGGACTGTTTGAG GTTGGTGCAGGCTGGATTGGTAAAT TGCGCTGGGAGCGTTCTCAGGGCCACATTGTGAGACAGAAAAACCAAACTATGACTCCTGAGGCTGTCAGGGACCAGTGGAACAAAATCTGTGATTTTACAGATGCCACCAAGCCTGCTACTATACAAG AATCTCTGCACTCGGTTGTGAGTGTGCTTTCTCAGGTCGAGTCAAAGGAAGAAGTCCGTGCAAATCCAACAGTTGCTTTGGCCTCTTCAGGGATTGATCCT AGTGTGGCAGTGGGGCAAAAACTACCACAGAGTACATTCTCCTTCAACCACATGCAGTGTATTCTCTATGCATTGGGGGTTGGCATGTCCACCAAAGACCCAGACCATCTTAG gtTCCTGTATGAAGGTCATTCTGACTTTAGCTGCCTCCCAACCTTTGGGGTCATTCCCTCCCAGGCAGCCATGATGGAAGGTGGGCTGAGCGCTGTCCCTGGGCTCAACATAGATTTTACACAG GTTTTGCATGGAGAGCAGTATCTGGAACTTTACAAACCTTTACCAACCTCGG GTAAACTCACCTCTAAGGCGACCATAGCTGACGTGTTGGACAAAGGGTCTGGAGCCGTCATCCTCTTGGATG TGAACACCTACAGTGGCGACGAGCTGGTGTGCTACAAccagttttcagtgtttgtggtgGGAGCTGGAGGGTTTGGAGGGAAGAGAAGCTCTGACAAGGCTAAA GCTCCTCTGCCCCCACCTCGCCGGGCACCAGATGCTGTAGTGATTGATTTCACCACAAGAGACCaa GCGGCATTGTACCGCTTGAGTGGAGACTGGAACCCGCTGCACATAGACCCCAGTTTTGCTGCCATGGGAG GCTTCAAGGCTCCCATCCTGCATGGCTTGTGTTCATTTGGCTTTGCTGCGAGACACGTCCTCAAGCAGTTTGCAGACAATGACCCCTCCAGATTCAAGGCTATCAAG GTTCGCTTTGTGAAGCCGATGCTGCCGGGACAGTCACTACAGACTGAGATGTGGAAGGAAGGCAACAGGATTTACATCCAGTGCAAA gtGAAGGAGACTGATGTCGTTGTGCTGTCTGGGGCCTATGTGGATTTACATGCTGCATCAGATGCGTCTCCAGAACATCCCAAACAG GGTGGAGGCCTTCAAAGCGAGCTGGTGTTTGCAGAGATCGGTCGTCGTATCAAAGACGTGGGCTCAGAGCTGGTCAAGAAGGTGAATGCAGTTTTTGCCTGGGAGATCACCAAAGATGGCAAGAACACTGCACAGTGGA CCATTGATCTGAAGAACGGCAGCGGCTCCTTGCATAAAGGCCCTTACAGTGGGAAGGTGGATGTGACTTTCACAGTGTCGGATGAAGACTTCCTGGATGTGGTGCAGGGGAAACTCAACCCTCAGAAG GCATTTTTCTCTGGCAAGCTGAAGGTTCGAGGGAACATCATGCTGAGTCAGAAGCTGGAGGTCATCCTGAAGGACTACGCCAAGCTGTGA
- the hsd17b4 gene encoding peroxisomal multifunctional enzyme type 2 isoform X1: MHLSFEGRVVLVTGAGGGLGREYALAFAERGASVIVNDLGADIKGGGKSSAAADKVVEEIRAKGGKAVANYDSVEDGEKLIQTALDAFGRIDVVVNNAGILRDRSFTRTSDLDWDLIQRIHLRGSFLVTRAAWNHMKIQKFGRVIMTASAAGIYGNFGQANYSAAKLGLLGLANTLAIEGQKYNIHCNTIAPVAGSRLTETIMPPDLVASLKPEYVAPLVLWLCHDQCQENGGLFEVGAGWIGKLRWERSQGHIVRQKNQTMTPEAVRDQWNKICDFTDATKPATIQESLHSVVSVLSQVESKEEVRANPTVALASSGIDPSVAVGQKLPQSTFSFNHMQCILYALGVGMSTKDPDHLRFLYEGHSDFSCLPTFGVIPSQAAMMEGGLSAVPGLNIDFTQVLHGEQYLELYKPLPTSGKLTSKATIADVLDKGSGAVILLDVNTYSGDELVCYNQFSVFVVGAGGFGGKRSSDKAKAPLPPPRRAPDAVVIDFTTRDQAALYRLSGDWNPLHIDPSFAAMGGFKAPILHGLCSFGFAARHVLKQFADNDPSRFKAIKVRFVKPMLPGQSLQTEMWKEGNRIYIQCKVKETDVVVLSGAYVDLHAASDASPEHPKQQGGGLQSELVFAEIGRRIKDVGSELVKKVNAVFAWEITKDGKNTAQWTIDLKNGSGSLHKGPYSGKVDVTFTVSDEDFLDVVQGKLNPQKAFFSGKLKVRGNIMLSQKLEVILKDYAKL; the protein is encoded by the exons ATGCATTTGTCATTCGAGGGAAGGGTCGTGCTCGTCACAGGGGCCGGAGGAG GCCTCGGGAGAGAATATGCCCTGGCTTTTGCTGAAAGAGGCGCCTCAGTCATAG TGAACGACCTTGGGGCAGATATTAAAGGGGGTGGAAAGagttctgcagctgctgataaGGTGGTGGAGGAGATAAGAGCAAAAGGGGGCAAGGCCGTGGCGAACTATG ACTCAGTAGAAGATGGAGAAAAACTTATACAGACAGCACTGGATGCATTTGGAAGAATAG ATGTTGTTGTAAACAATGCTGG AATACTTCGTGATCGATCATTTACGAGAACAAGTGATTTGGACTGGG ACCTGATTCAAAGGATTCACTTGAGAGGCTCCTTCTTGGTGACTCGAGCTGCTTGGAACCACATGAAAATCCAAAAGTTTGGCAG AGTCATCATGACGGCTTCAGCTGCAGGCATCTATGGTAACTTTGGTCAGGCTAACTACAGTGCTGCCAAGTTGGGCCTGCTGGGACTAGCAAACACGTTGGCCATCGAGGGTCAAAAGTACAACATCCACTGCAACACTATTGCTCCTGTTGCTGGGTCACGCCTCACAGAGACCATCATGCCCCCAG atcTTGTGGCATCTCTGAAGCCTGAGTATGTTGCTCCCCTCGTCCTCTGGCTCTGTCATGACCAGTGCCAGGAAAATGGAGGACTGTTTGAG GTTGGTGCAGGCTGGATTGGTAAAT TGCGCTGGGAGCGTTCTCAGGGCCACATTGTGAGACAGAAAAACCAAACTATGACTCCTGAGGCTGTCAGGGACCAGTGGAACAAAATCTGTGATTTTACAGATGCCACCAAGCCTGCTACTATACAAG AATCTCTGCACTCGGTTGTGAGTGTGCTTTCTCAGGTCGAGTCAAAGGAAGAAGTCCGTGCAAATCCAACAGTTGCTTTGGCCTCTTCAGGGATTGATCCT AGTGTGGCAGTGGGGCAAAAACTACCACAGAGTACATTCTCCTTCAACCACATGCAGTGTATTCTCTATGCATTGGGGGTTGGCATGTCCACCAAAGACCCAGACCATCTTAG gtTCCTGTATGAAGGTCATTCTGACTTTAGCTGCCTCCCAACCTTTGGGGTCATTCCCTCCCAGGCAGCCATGATGGAAGGTGGGCTGAGCGCTGTCCCTGGGCTCAACATAGATTTTACACAG GTTTTGCATGGAGAGCAGTATCTGGAACTTTACAAACCTTTACCAACCTCGG GTAAACTCACCTCTAAGGCGACCATAGCTGACGTGTTGGACAAAGGGTCTGGAGCCGTCATCCTCTTGGATG TGAACACCTACAGTGGCGACGAGCTGGTGTGCTACAAccagttttcagtgtttgtggtgGGAGCTGGAGGGTTTGGAGGGAAGAGAAGCTCTGACAAGGCTAAA GCTCCTCTGCCCCCACCTCGCCGGGCACCAGATGCTGTAGTGATTGATTTCACCACAAGAGACCaa GCGGCATTGTACCGCTTGAGTGGAGACTGGAACCCGCTGCACATAGACCCCAGTTTTGCTGCCATGGGAG GCTTCAAGGCTCCCATCCTGCATGGCTTGTGTTCATTTGGCTTTGCTGCGAGACACGTCCTCAAGCAGTTTGCAGACAATGACCCCTCCAGATTCAAGGCTATCAAG GTTCGCTTTGTGAAGCCGATGCTGCCGGGACAGTCACTACAGACTGAGATGTGGAAGGAAGGCAACAGGATTTACATCCAGTGCAAA gtGAAGGAGACTGATGTCGTTGTGCTGTCTGGGGCCTATGTGGATTTACATGCTGCATCAGATGCGTCTCCAGAACATCCCAAACAG CAGGGTGGAGGCCTTCAAAGCGAGCTGGTGTTTGCAGAGATCGGTCGTCGTATCAAAGACGTGGGCTCAGAGCTGGTCAAGAAGGTGAATGCAGTTTTTGCCTGGGAGATCACCAAAGATGGCAAGAACACTGCACAGTGGA CCATTGATCTGAAGAACGGCAGCGGCTCCTTGCATAAAGGCCCTTACAGTGGGAAGGTGGATGTGACTTTCACAGTGTCGGATGAAGACTTCCTGGATGTGGTGCAGGGGAAACTCAACCCTCAGAAG GCATTTTTCTCTGGCAAGCTGAAGGTTCGAGGGAACATCATGCTGAGTCAGAAGCTGGAGGTCATCCTGAAGGACTACGCCAAGCTGTGA
- the hsd17b4 gene encoding peroxisomal multifunctional enzyme type 2 isoform X3 has product MKIQKFGRVIMTASAAGIYGNFGQANYSAAKLGLLGLANTLAIEGQKYNIHCNTIAPVAGSRLTETIMPPDLVASLKPEYVAPLVLWLCHDQCQENGGLFEVGAGWIGKLRWERSQGHIVRQKNQTMTPEAVRDQWNKICDFTDATKPATIQESLHSVVSVLSQVESKEEVRANPTVALASSGIDPSVAVGQKLPQSTFSFNHMQCILYALGVGMSTKDPDHLRFLYEGHSDFSCLPTFGVIPSQAAMMEGGLSAVPGLNIDFTQVLHGEQYLELYKPLPTSGKLTSKATIADVLDKGSGAVILLDVNTYSGDELVCYNQFSVFVVGAGGFGGKRSSDKAKAPLPPPRRAPDAVVIDFTTRDQAALYRLSGDWNPLHIDPSFAAMGGFKAPILHGLCSFGFAARHVLKQFADNDPSRFKAIKVRFVKPMLPGQSLQTEMWKEGNRIYIQCKVKETDVVVLSGAYVDLHAASDASPEHPKQQGGGLQSELVFAEIGRRIKDVGSELVKKVNAVFAWEITKDGKNTAQWTIDLKNGSGSLHKGPYSGKVDVTFTVSDEDFLDVVQGKLNPQKAFFSGKLKVRGNIMLSQKLEVILKDYAKL; this is encoded by the exons ATGAAAATCCAAAAGTTTGGCAG AGTCATCATGACGGCTTCAGCTGCAGGCATCTATGGTAACTTTGGTCAGGCTAACTACAGTGCTGCCAAGTTGGGCCTGCTGGGACTAGCAAACACGTTGGCCATCGAGGGTCAAAAGTACAACATCCACTGCAACACTATTGCTCCTGTTGCTGGGTCACGCCTCACAGAGACCATCATGCCCCCAG atcTTGTGGCATCTCTGAAGCCTGAGTATGTTGCTCCCCTCGTCCTCTGGCTCTGTCATGACCAGTGCCAGGAAAATGGAGGACTGTTTGAG GTTGGTGCAGGCTGGATTGGTAAAT TGCGCTGGGAGCGTTCTCAGGGCCACATTGTGAGACAGAAAAACCAAACTATGACTCCTGAGGCTGTCAGGGACCAGTGGAACAAAATCTGTGATTTTACAGATGCCACCAAGCCTGCTACTATACAAG AATCTCTGCACTCGGTTGTGAGTGTGCTTTCTCAGGTCGAGTCAAAGGAAGAAGTCCGTGCAAATCCAACAGTTGCTTTGGCCTCTTCAGGGATTGATCCT AGTGTGGCAGTGGGGCAAAAACTACCACAGAGTACATTCTCCTTCAACCACATGCAGTGTATTCTCTATGCATTGGGGGTTGGCATGTCCACCAAAGACCCAGACCATCTTAG gtTCCTGTATGAAGGTCATTCTGACTTTAGCTGCCTCCCAACCTTTGGGGTCATTCCCTCCCAGGCAGCCATGATGGAAGGTGGGCTGAGCGCTGTCCCTGGGCTCAACATAGATTTTACACAG GTTTTGCATGGAGAGCAGTATCTGGAACTTTACAAACCTTTACCAACCTCGG GTAAACTCACCTCTAAGGCGACCATAGCTGACGTGTTGGACAAAGGGTCTGGAGCCGTCATCCTCTTGGATG TGAACACCTACAGTGGCGACGAGCTGGTGTGCTACAAccagttttcagtgtttgtggtgGGAGCTGGAGGGTTTGGAGGGAAGAGAAGCTCTGACAAGGCTAAA GCTCCTCTGCCCCCACCTCGCCGGGCACCAGATGCTGTAGTGATTGATTTCACCACAAGAGACCaa GCGGCATTGTACCGCTTGAGTGGAGACTGGAACCCGCTGCACATAGACCCCAGTTTTGCTGCCATGGGAG GCTTCAAGGCTCCCATCCTGCATGGCTTGTGTTCATTTGGCTTTGCTGCGAGACACGTCCTCAAGCAGTTTGCAGACAATGACCCCTCCAGATTCAAGGCTATCAAG GTTCGCTTTGTGAAGCCGATGCTGCCGGGACAGTCACTACAGACTGAGATGTGGAAGGAAGGCAACAGGATTTACATCCAGTGCAAA gtGAAGGAGACTGATGTCGTTGTGCTGTCTGGGGCCTATGTGGATTTACATGCTGCATCAGATGCGTCTCCAGAACATCCCAAACAG CAGGGTGGAGGCCTTCAAAGCGAGCTGGTGTTTGCAGAGATCGGTCGTCGTATCAAAGACGTGGGCTCAGAGCTGGTCAAGAAGGTGAATGCAGTTTTTGCCTGGGAGATCACCAAAGATGGCAAGAACACTGCACAGTGGA CCATTGATCTGAAGAACGGCAGCGGCTCCTTGCATAAAGGCCCTTACAGTGGGAAGGTGGATGTGACTTTCACAGTGTCGGATGAAGACTTCCTGGATGTGGTGCAGGGGAAACTCAACCCTCAGAAG GCATTTTTCTCTGGCAAGCTGAAGGTTCGAGGGAACATCATGCTGAGTCAGAAGCTGGAGGTCATCCTGAAGGACTACGCCAAGCTGTGA